In Desulfoferula mesophila, the genomic window GCCTTGGTGGGCGGCGCCTCTTTGAAGGCGGAAAGCTTCCTGGGCATCATCCAAGCGGCGTAGTTAGAGAAAAAGCATGACCACAGTTACCCTGATAATCCATCTTTTGGCCAGCATCACCCTGGTCTTGGTGGTTCTGTTGCAGACCGGCAAGGGCGCCTCGGTGGGCGCCGCGTTTGGCGGCAGCTCCCAGACCGTCTTCGGCAGCACCGGGGCGGCCACTTTTTTAAGTAAAATGACCACCGTGGTGGCCATTGTGTTCATGCTCACCTCCCTGGGCCTGGCCGTGTTCGGCCAAAGCGTGGGGGGGCCCTCCTCGGTGATGGAGGGAAGCACGGCGGCTCCCGCGGCCAAGACCGCGCCGGCACCGGCCAAACCGGCCGCTCCCGCCCCCGCCAACAATGCCCCGGCGCCCGCGCCTGCGGCGAAATAGGCTCCCGGGCGGTATAATCATGATCGTCAACTTGCCGTCGTGGTGGAATAGGTAGACACGCCGTCTTGAGGGGGCGGTGGGGAGACCCGTGCCGGTTCAAATCCGGCCGACGGCACCACAAAATATAATTGAAAACGGGCGGTTGCCAGCGCAACCGCCCGTTTTTTCGCTGTACGGCAGGCGCTCCCCATGGTAACCGCAGCAAGCTGCACACAACAAGAGCAATTATTTTAGTACGTTATCGCTTTGTCGTGCTTTCTTGACTGGGTCATACAACAATTATATTGACATAGACCGTATGTTCACTTAAGTTATCGAATAATATAATCATCTATTAGACAAGGTACACTTTCTTCGGATATACCTGCCGTTTCCGCCTGAAAGCTCCTGCCCCGCCGGAATCTCATAGATAAAACCAAAACGCAACGTCATGAGAGGGTCCGCGATCATGAAATTGCATCCGGAGGCCTGTGCCCAGGCACTGAGTCCTGGGGTTGATGTAGTACGCCGTTTTCACGGCGCATCATCGAGCAATACCGTTCATTCCAAACATCTTTTCCTTGCCACTGCCCTTACCCCATTGCCCCATGTTTATACTGCAAATTCAAACTATTGGAGGTCGGGCGATGGCTGTCTGCTTGACCACTGAGCGTTTTTGGCAGTTGAAGGTGTCCCAACCCGCCGTTTATGAAGTTGTCATCGTGGGCAACTCCAAAGTGAACATGGGACTTTCACCCCGCCATCTTTCAAGGGCGTCAGGCCGCCAGAAAATATTCAACTTTGGCTTTGTCGCCTGTTGCCTTAACAAAAAATACCTCAAGCACGCCTCTGCGTTACTGGACCCAAATATCAGCGACCCTACGCTGGTTTTGGGGATATGCCCTCACTGCTTTTTCCGTCCCAGCCCGATAAATGGCTATAATTATTGGTCTTCCCAGAGTGTGCCTCAACGCGAGGCCATCATGAGGCAGGCATGGATGGAAAATGTTTCACTCAAGGCCATCGCGAAAACCAGTGCGCGCAACCTGCAAAACCTGACCAAGGGTCTTCCCCTGAGCTACTATTTCCCGGATGGGTGGGAAGCCTGCTACCCCGGCCGCATGAAACACCCTGAAATGTATGCGGAATCATCAAAGAAACTGCTGACTCGTTTCAGGGTGCAGCCGCGTATCGTAACGGAGTTTTTAGAGGCGGTGTACGATATCCACCAGGAAGGCATAACGCTCTACGGGTATCGCCCTCCCTGCTCCGCCAGCGTGCGGGAACTGGAAAGCGGTAAGGGCGGCGTCGATTTCCAGGAATTGAGCAAATCGTTTGAGCAGGCGGGGGGCAAATGGATCGATATAGACCCCGTGCGTTACCAAAGCTTTGACGGGGCTCATCTGGATTTTCGCAACGCCATGCGTCTGTCTCAGGAAGTAGGGGCGGCTATGCGTCCGTGAGCGGGCTCCCCGCGTATTGTGCGATCCAACCACTGATCAAATCGAGGAACGCCTCGTTGGCGTGCCTTTCGTTCCAGGGTTGGTGCCCGCACCGGGGCAGTTCGTGATACTCCAGATCGGCCACATGCCGTCTCAGCAGATCCCTGGTCTCCCGGCCAGGGTGGGGATCAACCTCCCCGTGCACCATTAACACCGGCACCCGGATGTTATGGAAGATGCGCGGTTCTATCCCCTCTTCCTGCAGGCGAAGCACACCGGCCCAGGTCTGGGCATGCCCCGTGTAATCCACGGGCAATGGCTCGGATCGGTCTTGCAGGTCGTCGTAACTGCTTGCCTGGGCGATCAAACGCCCCATCTCGGCCAAAAGGCGCCCGCCGGACTCGGGGTCCGGCGAGGCGCCTAGCGTCTGCCGCAGGGAGGCGAGGCGTTTTTGGCCCTCGCCGTCCAGGCATTGCCGCAAGCGCTCTTTCAAGCGCGCGCGGGACTGGGCGTCATAGGTGCCGCACCCCACAAGAACCAACGCGGTAAGCTGGCCGGGATGGCGGGCGGCAAAAGATAGTCCCAGCATGGCCCCCCAAGACCAGCCCACCAGAACTGCGTTGGGCGGCAATACCGCCAAGAGCTCGTTTACATGCCGGGAAACACTCAGGGGATAACTGCCGGCCGTGCGTTGCAGAGGCTCCAGGACCCGGAAATCACGGCTCAAGCAACGGGCCAGGCCCACCGCCGAACCGGGTGCGCCGGGACCGCCATGCAGCACAACCACTGGTCCGGGATTGGCCGGGCTGCCGTACGCCCTGACCGCTATCTTGCCTCCTGGCTCCATTGGCTTCGCCCACCTTGCGTCATGATCCAGCCGTGGCAATACTCTCACCCCTCGAACCCAAGATCAACCGCCATCATCAAATCCAAGGTCCGTTGCTGTATGCGCTATACCGCAGGTTATTTGGCGAAGAATAAAATTTTTGACTCTTTTTACCTATATTTAATATTTTTTATTGATAATTTACTTTAATTTATTACGAGGCTTTGCCAGCCTCTTTTGGCTCCCACCCTTCCCCTGTTCCACGGCCTGTGCTACAAGGAAACAGCGCCTCACAGCAGGAGTTGTCATGCCAATCGCCCAAGCCATTGAAGACCGCCGCAGCTGCCGCGTGTTCACCGACCAGTCCGTGCCGCAAGAAACCCTGGAACGCCTCATGGAGCTCACCTGCCGGGCTCCCAGCGCCATTAATTTGCAACCCTGGCAGTTCACGGTGCTCAGAGGCGAGGAAGTGCCCCGCCTGGGCAAAAAGCTCACCAGGGCCTACGCCGAGCGGGGCATCTCCTGCGGGCCGGACAATACCAAGCCGTTGCCCGACATCTATCTGGAACGGCAAAAAGAGCTGAACCGTCTCATGGGCCCGGCCATGGAGCAAGCCGGAGTAGAGCGCAACTTCATCAACACCGGCTCCCTGGTATTTTACGGGGCTCCGGCGGTGGTGGTGGCCACCCTGGACGGCGCCTTCCCCGCTGAGCGGGCCCTGGACCTGGGCTTCGCCCTGGGCTGGCTGCTGCTGGCCGCCCAGGAGATGGGCCTGGCCACCTGCCCGGTGGGCCTGGTGTGTTCCTATGGCGATATCATCAAGGATTTCTTGAACATCGACCAAGATCGCCGGGTGGTGCTGACCGTGGCGCTGGGCTACGCCGACCCTAATTCGCCCCTGAACCAGGTGCGGTCCCCCCGCGCTCCCCTGGACCAGGTGGTGCGCTGGTACTAAAAACCAGGCGCACAAAAAAAGCCCCCGCCACGCAGGCGGGGGCCTTATAACGCCACAAGGCGTACTTAACGAATCATGCCAGTGACTTCGGTGTTGACCACTGCGTAAATCTCCTCATCGGTGCCGTATATATCCACCACCGAACGATGGTCGATAAGCCGCTCGATAATGAAGGCGGTTACGTAGAGGCTGATGCGGTTGGCCTGGGGCACCAGATTGCGGAAGTTGGCGATGGCGTACTGGATGTCGAAGTCTTCGGCGTTGAGCAGCGATCCCAGGCAACCGGCGAGCTGCTCTTCCACGTCGCGCTGGCTCTTGGTTTCGATGAGATTGCCGTTTACCAGCTTCATGGCCAGCTTCTGGGCCAACTCGTCCACGCAGTCTCCGAGCTGCATCAGTTGCCTGGTCCAGGCAGACTGCCGGGAGCTTTCCAAGCGGGAGATAAGGTTCTCCTCGCGGTAATTGGTATGAAAGTCTCCGCCCATTTCTTTAATCTTCCTCCGAAGCGTCTAGGCCCCGGCTCTGGGTGTGGTCTGTTTCGCGTCGCTACCGACGTTGCCGCAAACCCGTTATACTTGGACTTTATTAACACTCGCGCCCCCACCGCGCAACGAATACTTGCAGGGTTAAAGGAAAAAAATGACGGATGACCCATATTTGCGCACCCCTCCCCCCTGGTTGGAAGACGAGGTGGTCATGCTGGAGAACAGCGGCGAAATGCCGGAGGTGGTCTTGGCCGAAAGCCTGCACCATATAGGGCCCTTGCCGCCCCATGAGGTGGAGGTTTTGCAGGCCGCCGCGGTCCGCGGTTACCTGAAGATAATCGAAAGAGACCTGGATCACGCTAACCTGGGGCAGCCCCCCTTTCGCGGCCTGGACCGGGCCGAGCAAAACATGACTCGCCTGCAGTATTTTTTGAAGCGCCTTGGCTGGCCGCCGCCTCCCGAGGCCCTGCCTAAACTGGCAGATCGCCTGGCCGCTTTTCTAAAGGCCGAGGGAGAGGCCCTGGCCCAGGGACGGGCCTATGCCGGAGCCACCAGGGAGCAGGTCGAAGGCGTGGCCCGATTGCTGGACCTGGACCTGTCGCCTTTTCAGGAGGTGTTGACGCGCCTTGACGCCCTGCCCGCCCCCGACTTTTGGGGCCTAAGGGCCCTGCGGCGCCTCACCGCGGCCCAGGCCAACGCCAAACGCCGTCAGGAGGCCCATGGCCAGGCCCGCTTGGAGGTGCTGGACCGCCAGGGTCTACCGCTGGCAACGGCGGATTTACCCCTGATCGCGGCCACGGACGAGGAAGACCCCGAATGCCGCGCCAGGGTGGAGTTGGTGTGGAGCCTGATCCCCCTGCCCGAGGCCTAGCCTACTTGGCCTGGGGCTTGGCCCGGTGGGGGGCTATGGCGTCCAGCAGCCCCTGGGGCACCCGGTAACCCATCTTCAAGGCCTTGTCCGCCGCCGCCGCGGCCTCGTTCCAATCCCCCTTGAGGGCGTAGGCTCCGGCCATGTTGCTGTAGGCCGGGGCGAAATTGGGCTCGATGGCCAAGGCCTTGACGTATTCGTCTATGGCCTGGTTGAGCTTCTTTTGGGCCACGTACAAATTGCCCAGATTCACGTGGGCGTCGGGATAGTTGGGATTGAGGGAAAGGGCCTTTTTGTACATCTCTTCGGATTCATTGGGCCGGTTGGTATACAGGTAGACCATGCCCAGGGTGTTGAAGGCCTGATCGTTGTAGGGGTCCAGGGCAATGGTCAGCTTGAACTGACGCTCGGCGGTCTGGAAGTCCCGGCTGTGGAAGGCGATCATGGCCAGCTGGTAATGGGCTTGGGCGAAATCGGGGTTGAGCTGCACCGCCCTTTCCAGGTACTCGCGGGCCTGTTTGATATTGCCGCCCTCGGCGGCCATCAGGCCCAGCGTCACATAGGCCCGGGCCGAGCTGGGGTTGCGGGTGAGCACCTCTTTTTCGATCAGGTTCTTGGCTTCCTGGATCTTGCCCTCGCCGGCCAGCATGTTGGCTGCGAACAACTCGCCCTGCCAAAAGTTCGGGTCCGCGGTTTTACAGGCCGTGAACTTTTGCAGCGCCAAAGCCGCGTCGTTTTCGGTAATCGCCAAGAAACCCTCGCCGAACAATTTGACAGCGGCCAGCTTGACCTTGCCGCTCAGGGCCTGGCGGGTCATCTCCAGCAAGAACACCGCGCTGTCCTCACGCGGGTTGTCGCCCAGTGCCTGAGAAAAATTGCTTTCCGCCTGTTTCAAGTTGCCGGCGATCATGGCCTCCACTCCGGCCAGAACCTTGCGGCGGGCGACAAGGTAAGGGGCATCACTAAC contains:
- the secG gene encoding preprotein translocase subunit SecG: MTTVTLIIHLLASITLVLVVLLQTGKGASVGAAFGGSSQTVFGSTGAATFLSKMTTVVAIVFMLTSLGLAVFGQSVGGPSSVMEGSTAAPAAKTAPAPAKPAAPAPANNAPAPAPAAK
- a CDS encoding tetratricopeptide repeat protein codes for the protein MKLRLVAILGLVLLLAVSSSAMAQSDEKVDLGIITVKQKDLANRLAKELADGASFETLAKRNSVGPASFRGGRLGKVPYTRLRSEYRAALKDLPPGKPSKVIPTEEGYTILMRFDQPGQASASAAAPAAPAAKAAPAAKAGSFKGLESSTRFSSSEPTLDSAGAPPTSVSPAPAGPSVSDAPYLVARRKVLAGVEAMIAGNLKQAESNFSQALGDNPREDSAVFLLEMTRQALSGKVKLAAVKLFGEGFLAITENDAALALQKFTACKTADPNFWQGELFAANMLAGEGKIQEAKNLIEKEVLTRNPSSARAYVTLGLMAAEGGNIKQAREYLERAVQLNPDFAQAHYQLAMIAFHSRDFQTAERQFKLTIALDPYNDQAFNTLGMVYLYTNRPNESEEMYKKALSLNPNYPDAHVNLGNLYVAQKKLNQAIDEYVKALAIEPNFAPAYSNMAGAYALKGDWNEAAAAADKALKMGYRVPQGLLDAIAPHRAKPQAK
- a CDS encoding alpha/beta fold hydrolase, encoding MEPGGKIAVRAYGSPANPGPVVVLHGGPGAPGSAVGLARCLSRDFRVLEPLQRTAGSYPLSVSRHVNELLAVLPPNAVLVGWSWGAMLGLSFAARHPGQLTALVLVGCGTYDAQSRARLKERLRQCLDGEGQKRLASLRQTLGASPDPESGGRLLAEMGRLIAQASSYDDLQDRSEPLPVDYTGHAQTWAGVLRLQEEGIEPRIFHNIRVPVLMVHGEVDPHPGRETRDLLRRHVADLEYHELPRCGHQPWNERHANEAFLDLISGWIAQYAGSPLTDA
- a CDS encoding nitroreductase, producing MPIAQAIEDRRSCRVFTDQSVPQETLERLMELTCRAPSAINLQPWQFTVLRGEEVPRLGKKLTRAYAERGISCGPDNTKPLPDIYLERQKELNRLMGPAMEQAGVERNFINTGSLVFYGAPAVVVATLDGAFPAERALDLGFALGWLLLAAQEMGLATCPVGLVCSYGDIIKDFLNIDQDRRVVLTVALGYADPNSPLNQVRSPRAPLDQVVRWY